In Rutidosis leptorrhynchoides isolate AG116_Rl617_1_P2 chromosome 2, CSIRO_AGI_Rlap_v1, whole genome shotgun sequence, one genomic interval encodes:
- the LOC139889598 gene encoding oligopeptide transporter 9-like gives MAASKTNPAIEDMTKEASQPIPKTKDNDQVIEEPETDVCTIKQVELTVPKTDDPTMPVVTFRMWVLGIGSCAILSFVNQFYWYRTEPMFITSISAQVATVPLGHLMAKTLSKRVFFEGKWCEFTMNPGPFNVKEHVLITIFANSGASTIYATHILSSVKLYYKKELAFIPALIIMLTTQG, from the exons ATGGCTGCCAGCAAAACCAATCCAGCCATAGAAGACATGACCAAAGAGGCATCACAACCCATCCCCAAAACCAAAGACAATGATCAAGTCATCGAAGAACCCGAAACCGATGTTTGTACGATCAAACAAGTCGAACTAACCGTCCCGAAAACCGATGATCCAACCATGCCTGTAGTCACGTTTAGAATGTGGGTATTAGGTATAGGTTCATGTGCTATTTTATCATTCGTGAACCAGTTTTATTGGTATAGAACTGAACCAATGTTTATTACTTCGATATCGGCACAAGTTGCAACTGTGCCTCTTGGTCACTTGATGGCGAAAACATTAAGTAAACGAGTGTTTTTTGAAGGGAAGTGGTGTGAGTTTACGATGAATCCGGGACCGTTTAATGTTAAAGAACATGTTTTGATTACTATATTTGCTAATTCGGGTGCTTCAACTATTTATGCTACTCATATATTGAGTTCTGTTAAACTTTATTATAAGAAAGAGTTGGCTTTTATTCCTGCCCTCATTATCATGCTTACCACTCag GGTTAA
- the LOC139892946 gene encoding oligopeptide transporter 6-like: MWWPGNLVQVSLFRSLHETEKRAKGGTSRTQFFLLVLVCSFACCIFPGYLVQILTSVSWLCWINKKSVLVNQLGSGQNGLGIGSFGVDWNTISSYLGTPLASPWFASANIAVGFCFMMFVVTPLSYFLNLYRAKNFPFFSMGLYKADGSTYNTSAVINSNFQFDKIAYDKQGPLYMSTFFAMTYGLGFAALSATIVHVLINNGSDIWDKMKGSFTNSKNKKIDVHTKLMQVYKQVPMWWFLAILVVNIALILFTCHHYADILQLPWWGVLLACAIAILFTLPIGIISATTNQQPGLNVITEYVFGYLYPGRPVANMCFKTYGYISMVQALTFISDFKLGHYMKIPPRAMFMAQVVGTFVSVVVYQATAWVLMGSIPNLCNTELLPKNSQWKCPMDHTFYDASVIWGLVGPQRIFGNLGVYSAINGFFLVGAILPILAWIAHKCFPNKSWIKQIHFPVLLGATALMPPATSVNYVSWIFVAFLSGYVGFRYHQKAWQRYNYILSGGLDAGTAFMSVLLFLALQSKGVSISWWGNNGEGCPLASCPTAKGVVAADCPVF; encoded by the exons ATGTGGTGGCCAGGTAACCTGGTACAGGTCTCCTTATTCAG ATCGTTGCACGAAACTGAAAAAAGAGCAAAGGGTGGAACCAGTAGAACACAGTTTTTTCTTTTAGTTCTAGTCTGCAGCTTTGCATGCTGCATTTTTCCTGGATATCTTGTCCAAATACTAACATCAGTTTCTTGGTTATGTTGGATCAACAAAAAGTCAGTTTTAGTCAACCAACTCGGTTCAGGCCAAAACGGTCTTGGAATTGGTTCGTTTGGGGTTGATTGGAACACAATTTCGTCATACCTAGGAACACCTTTAGCCAGCCCATGGTTCGCGTCTGCAAATATTGCTGTCGGATTCTGTTTTATGATGTTTGTTGTCACGCCTTTAAGTTATTTTCTCAATCTTTATCGAGCGAAAAACTTCCCTTTTTTCTCAATGGGACTCTACAAAGCTGATGGATCCACTTACAATACTAGTGCGGTTATAAATTCGAATTTTCAGTTTGATAAAATTGCTTATGATAAACAAGGCCCTTTATACATGAGTACCTTTTTTGCCATGACTTATGGACTTGGTTTCGCCGCACTTTCTGCTACGATTGTTCATGTTCTAATCAATAACGGAAG TGATATATGGGATAAGATGAAAGGGTCTTTTACAAATTCGAAGAACAAGAAAATTGATGTGCACACAAAGCTTATGCAAGTGTATAAACAAGTGCCAATGTGGTGGTTTCTAGCCATTCTTGTCGTCAATATCGCACTCATTTTATTCACATGTCATCATTACGCCGATATTCTACAGTTGCCATGGTGGGGCGTATTGTTAGCGTGCGCTATTGCTATACTCTTTACCTTACCCATCGGTATAATCAGCGCCACCACAAATCAG CAACCAGGTTTGAATGTTATTACAGAGTATGTGTTTGGATATTTGTATCCTGGACGCCCCGTTGCAAATATGTGCTTTAAAACGTACGGATATATCAGCATGGTTCAAGCATTAACGTTCATATCAGACTTCAAACTTGGACATTATATGAAGATCCCACCTAGAGCAATGTTCATGGCTCAG GTTGTTGGAACGTTTGTATCGGTCGTAGTATACCAAGCAACCGCATGGGTACTAATGGGGAGCATCCCGAACCTATGTAACACTGAACTGCTCCCAAAAAATAGTCAATGGAAGTGTCCGATGGACCACACGTTTTACGACGCTTCAGTGATATGGGGTCTAGTGGGCCCACAAAGAATATTCGGTAACCTCGGGGTGTACTCTGCAATTAACGGGTTCTTTTTGGTTGGAGCCATTTTGCCCATATTGGCTTGGATAGCTCACAAATGTTTCCCAAACAAAAGTTGGATTAAACAAATACATTTTCCTGTATTGTTGGGTGCCACTGCATTGATGCCACCTGCAACTTCGGTGAATTACGTAAGCTGGATCTTTGTTGCGTTTCTTTCGGGTTATGTTGGGTTTAGGTACCACCAAAAAGCGTGGCAACGTTATAATTATATTCTTTCGGGTGGTTTGGATGCTGGAACGGCGTTCATGAGTGTTCTTTTGTTTTTGGCGCTGCAATCGAAGGGAGTTTCGATTAGTTGGTGGGGGAACAACGGTGAAGGCTGCCCGCTTGCTAGTTGTCCGACTGCTAAGGGAGTTGTTGCTGCTGATTGTCCTGTTTTTTAG